Proteins from a genomic interval of Polaribacter sejongensis:
- a CDS encoding succinylglutamate desuccinylase/aspartoacylase family protein — protein sequence MSSKPFILLGKVIPEGKRTVLDLEVAKLHTRTTVKVPIIIERSQKPGPVVLLLAGIHGDETNGVGIIREIINLKINKPKTGTIICIPVFNIFGYLIQTREFPDGRDLNRMFPGSASGSLASQFAYQFTKEIAPLVDYVIDFHTGGGDRDNIAQIRCSKDDEKALELAKVFNPPMIVFSENITKSLRDTLHKMGKTVLLFEGGKSKELNPTIINEGVNGTRNVLIRLGLIEGDITVRETPVFVHKAKWLRAPDSGMFKIRVANGSFVKKKEVLGVIQDPFGEFKKKIYAPFDCNIFCINKTPIVNKGDALFHVSIDE from the coding sequence ATGTCGAGTAAACCTTTTATCCTTTTAGGAAAAGTAATTCCTGAAGGAAAACGTACTGTTTTAGATTTAGAAGTAGCAAAACTACATACCAGAACCACTGTAAAAGTTCCTATAATTATAGAGCGTTCTCAGAAGCCTGGTCCCGTAGTTTTATTGCTAGCGGGTATACATGGTGATGAAACAAATGGTGTTGGAATTATTAGAGAAATTATTAATTTAAAGATTAATAAACCTAAAACAGGAACCATTATTTGTATTCCTGTTTTTAATATTTTTGGATATTTAATACAGACTAGAGAATTTCCTGATGGACGTGATTTAAATAGAATGTTTCCTGGTTCTGCTAGTGGATCTTTAGCTAGTCAATTTGCATATCAATTTACAAAAGAAATTGCACCACTGGTAGATTATGTCATTGATTTTCATACAGGTGGTGGTGACCGTGATAATATTGCACAAATAAGATGTAGTAAAGACGATGAAAAAGCATTAGAATTGGCAAAGGTTTTTAACCCTCCAATGATTGTTTTTTCTGAAAACATCACAAAATCACTTAGAGACACCTTGCATAAAATGGGTAAAACCGTTTTACTTTTTGAAGGTGGAAAATCTAAGGAACTAAACCCTACAATTATTAACGAAGGTGTTAACGGAACTAGAAATGTATTAATTCGTTTAGGACTTATTGAAGGAGACATTACGGTTAGAGAAACCCCTGTTTTTGTCCATAAGGCAAAATGGTTAAGAGCTCCAGATTCTGGGATGTTTAAAATTAGAGTTGCCAACGGAAGCTTTGTTAAAAAGAAAGAAGTATTAGGTGTAATACAAGATCCTTTTGGGGAGTTTAAAAAGAAAATTTATGCGCCATTTGATTGTAATATTTTCTGTATTAATAAAACACCAATTGTAAATAAAGGAGATGCTTTATTTCATGTTAGTATTGATGAATAA
- a CDS encoding NAD(P)/FAD-dependent oxidoreductase, translated as MVKEIQLRVNLIEERKENILLYKASKQLSLDKSEISAVKVLRKSIDARKKDIIFNYKVAVYINEKVPEKSDYTFEYKDVSNAKEIHIIGFGPAGMYAALRCIELGYKPIVLERGKNVQDRRRDLKAINQDHFVNEDSNYCFGEGGAGTYSDGKLYTRSLKRGDVRRIFENLVFHGATEQILVDAHPHIGTNKLPKIIENVRENILKYGGEIHFETRVTDFTVKNNKLQAIHLKNGTEMAVNSVILATGHSARDIYELLHKKEIALKAKSFAMGVRVEHPQEIIDQIQYHCSGERDELLPAAAYSLVHQVNNRGVYSFCMCPGGFIVPAATANGEVVVNGMSPSRRNNRFANSGIVVELDIDKDFKKYEEFGPLKGLEFQKDLEKIAFFAGGRTQAAPAQRLVDFVDGRLSNDLNDCSYQPGLNSAPLHSLLPKIIGGRLRKGFAAFGQKMHGYYTNEANIIGVESRTSSPVNIPRKESLEHTEIEGLYPCGEGGGYAGGIVSAAMDGERCAEAAIAKL; from the coding sequence ATGGTAAAAGAAATTCAACTTCGAGTAAATTTAATAGAAGAACGTAAAGAAAACATCTTATTATACAAAGCTTCTAAGCAATTAAGCCTTGATAAAAGTGAAATTTCTGCTGTTAAAGTATTGCGCAAATCGATTGATGCACGTAAAAAAGACATCATCTTTAACTACAAAGTAGCTGTTTATATCAATGAAAAAGTACCAGAGAAATCTGATTATACTTTTGAATATAAAGACGTTTCTAATGCCAAAGAAATTCATATTATTGGTTTTGGACCTGCAGGAATGTACGCTGCTTTACGTTGTATTGAATTAGGTTACAAACCAATTGTTTTAGAACGTGGAAAAAATGTACAAGATAGAAGACGTGATTTAAAAGCCATCAATCAAGATCATTTTGTAAACGAAGATTCTAATTATTGTTTTGGAGAAGGTGGTGCAGGAACTTATTCTGACGGAAAACTCTACACCCGTTCTTTAAAACGTGGCGATGTTAGAAGAATTTTTGAAAACCTAGTTTTTCATGGAGCAACAGAACAAATTTTAGTAGATGCACATCCGCATATTGGAACCAATAAATTACCAAAAATCATCGAAAATGTTCGTGAGAATATTTTAAAATACGGTGGAGAAATTCATTTTGAAACTCGTGTTACAGATTTTACTGTAAAAAATAATAAGTTACAAGCTATCCATCTTAAAAACGGAACAGAAATGGCTGTGAATTCAGTTATTTTGGCAACTGGACATTCGGCAAGAGACATTTATGAATTGTTACATAAAAAAGAGATTGCTTTAAAAGCGAAATCTTTTGCTATGGGAGTTCGTGTAGAACATCCACAGGAAATTATAGATCAAATTCAATATCATTGTTCAGGAGAAAGAGACGAATTATTACCTGCAGCAGCGTATAGTTTGGTGCACCAAGTAAATAACAGAGGTGTGTATTCTTTTTGTATGTGTCCTGGTGGCTTTATTGTTCCTGCAGCTACCGCAAACGGTGAAGTTGTTGTAAACGGAATGTCGCCTTCTCGTAGAAATAACCGTTTTGCAAACTCGGGTATTGTTGTTGAGTTAGATATTGATAAAGATTTTAAAAAATACGAAGAGTTTGGACCTTTAAAAGGATTAGAATTTCAGAAAGATTTAGAAAAAATAGCCTTTTTTGCTGGTGGAAGAACACAAGCTGCACCTGCACAAAGATTGGTAGATTTTGTGGATGGTAGGCTTTCTAATGATTTGAATGACTGTTCTTATCAACCAGGATTAAATTCGGCTCCTTTACATTCTTTATTACCAAAAATTATTGGAGGTAGGTTAAGAAAAGGTTTTGCTGCATTCGGACAAAAAATGCACGGTTATTATACCAACGAAGCAAATATTATTGGTGTAGAATCTAGAACTTCATCACCAGTAAACATACCAAGAAAAGAAAGTTTAGAACATACAGAAATAGAAGGTTTATATCCTTGTGGTGAAGGTGGTGGTTATGCTGGTGGAATTGTTTCTGCAGCCATGGACGGAGAACGTTGTGCAGAAGCAGCAATTGCAAAATTGTAG
- a CDS encoding NAD(P)-dependent oxidoreductase has translation MHSNYKLKELNMKKPTIGFIGLGLMGGNMVENLQKRGYELTVMDLNKDEVATVVARGNATEASSPKELAEKSDIIMFCLTTSAVVEKIVYGEDGILAGIKEGAVLIDFGTSIPASTIKIGKDLAAKGAGMIDAPLGRTPAHAKDGLLNIMAAGDKVTFDKVKPVLDEQGENVFYLGALGAGHTTKLINNFMGMTTVVAMSQAFAAAKLAGVDTQQLFDIMSSGPSNSPFMKFCKHYAVDNVSDLGFSINNANKDLGYFVQMMNDLGTTSKIAEATSANLQAAVAADMGSGNVPEIFDYFTSLKK, from the coding sequence TTGCACTCTAATTATAAATTAAAAGAATTAAATATGAAAAAACCTACTATCGGATTTATCGGACTTGGCCTTATGGGTGGTAACATGGTTGAAAATTTGCAAAAAAGAGGTTATGAGTTAACAGTAATGGACCTTAACAAAGATGAGGTTGCAACTGTAGTGGCTCGTGGTAATGCTACCGAAGCTAGCTCTCCTAAGGAATTAGCAGAAAAAAGTGATATTATAATGTTTTGTTTAACTACATCTGCTGTAGTTGAAAAGATTGTTTACGGTGAAGATGGAATTTTAGCGGGTATTAAAGAAGGTGCTGTTTTAATTGATTTTGGAACTTCAATTCCTGCATCTACTATTAAAATTGGTAAAGATTTAGCAGCTAAAGGAGCTGGTATGATTGATGCACCATTAGGTCGTACTCCGGCACACGCAAAAGATGGTTTATTAAACATCATGGCAGCTGGAGATAAAGTTACTTTTGATAAAGTAAAACCAGTTTTAGACGAGCAAGGAGAAAATGTATTTTATTTAGGAGCTTTAGGAGCAGGTCATACAACTAAGTTAATTAATAACTTTATGGGAATGACTACTGTTGTTGCAATGTCTCAGGCTTTTGCTGCTGCAAAACTTGCAGGTGTAGATACACAACAATTGTTTGACATTATGTCTTCTGGACCGTCAAACTCTCCATTTATGAAATTCTGTAAACATTACGCAGTAGATAACGTAAGTGATTTAGGTTTTTCTATTAACAATGCAAATAAAGATTTAGGTTATTTTGTTCAGATGATGAACGATTTAGGAACTACTTCTAAAATAGCAGAAGCTACTTCAGCAAACCTTCAAGCAGCTGTTGCAGCTGATATGGGAAGCGGAAATGTTCCTGAAATTTTTGATTACTTTACAAGTTTAAAGAAATAA
- the rimK gene encoding 30S ribosomal protein S6--L-glutamate ligase — protein sequence MRIVILSRNPKLYSTRRLVESAEKRGHEVMVVDHLKCNIEIEKRSPKIFYKGEYLENIDAIIPRIGASVTFYGTAVIRQFEMMKVFSAVSSQALVKSRDKLSSLQILARAGVGLPKTVFTNYTKDVEHVVESVGGAPLILKLLEGTQGLGVVLAETKNAATSVLEAFNGLGARVIAQEFIKEAGGADIRAFVVDGKVIGAMKRQGKEGEFRSNLHRGGNATVIELTDEEEKTALKATKALGLGVAGVDMLQSSKGPLVLEVNSSPGLEGIEVATGKNIAKEIIRYLEIHVE from the coding sequence ATGAGAATTGTAATTCTGTCTAGAAATCCTAAATTGTATTCAACTAGAAGATTGGTAGAATCCGCCGAAAAAAGAGGTCATGAAGTAATGGTTGTAGACCATTTAAAATGTAACATTGAAATTGAAAAAAGATCTCCAAAAATATTTTATAAAGGAGAATATTTAGAAAACATCGATGCTATTATACCAAGAATTGGTGCTTCTGTAACTTTTTATGGAACTGCTGTTATTCGTCAATTTGAAATGATGAAAGTATTTTCTGCAGTTTCTTCTCAAGCTTTAGTAAAATCTAGAGATAAATTAAGCAGTTTACAAATTTTAGCAAGAGCTGGTGTTGGGTTGCCAAAAACAGTTTTCACCAATTACACAAAAGATGTAGAGCACGTTGTTGAATCTGTTGGTGGTGCGCCTTTAATTTTAAAATTATTGGAAGGAACACAAGGTTTAGGTGTGGTTTTAGCAGAAACAAAAAATGCTGCTACTTCTGTTTTAGAGGCTTTTAATGGATTGGGTGCAAGAGTAATTGCGCAAGAATTTATTAAAGAAGCTGGTGGTGCAGATATTAGAGCTTTTGTAGTTGATGGTAAAGTAATTGGTGCTATGAAACGTCAGGGTAAAGAAGGAGAATTCCGTTCTAATTTACACAGAGGTGGTAACGCAACTGTCATAGAATTAACCGATGAAGAAGAAAAAACTGCATTAAAAGCAACCAAAGCTTTAGGTTTGGGTGTTGCTGGTGTAGATATGTTACAATCATCTAAAGGACCTTTGGTATTAGAAGTAAATTCTTCTCCAGGTTTAGAAGGAATTGAAGTAGCAACAGGTAAAAATATTGCGAAAGAAATAATTCGTTATTTAGAAATTCATGTCGAGTAA
- a CDS encoding carbohydrate kinase family protein codes for MSKIVCFGEVLWDVFPTHKKIGGAPLNVAVRLKSFKNDVAMVSAIGNDELGKLILNYINDLKINADAVVILEDYTTGEVAVTLNEKGAATYEIVHPRAWDKIPLTTAAATLVKQADAFVFGSLITRDTVSKNTLYQLLKLTKYAIFDVNLRAPFYSKEILVALMEKADFIKFNDEELYEVSAFLGSPFHNLEQNIHFISEKTKTAHICVTKGEHGAVLLYNNALFYNSGYKIKVVDTVGSGDSFLASLISQLINGSAPQKAIDFACAVGALVAQNEGANPIITENEVVQFSGL; via the coding sequence ATGTCTAAAATTGTATGTTTTGGTGAAGTTTTGTGGGATGTTTTTCCTACGCATAAAAAAATAGGAGGAGCGCCTCTAAATGTTGCTGTTCGTTTAAAATCTTTTAAGAATGATGTTGCTATGGTAAGTGCCATTGGTAATGATGAATTAGGAAAGTTGATTTTAAATTACATAAACGATTTAAAAATAAATGCTGATGCTGTCGTCATTTTAGAGGATTATACAACAGGAGAAGTTGCTGTAACATTAAATGAAAAAGGAGCTGCTACCTATGAAATTGTACATCCAAGGGCTTGGGATAAAATTCCGCTTACAACAGCAGCGGCAACATTGGTAAAACAAGCTGATGCTTTTGTTTTTGGGAGTTTAATTACTAGGGATACTGTTTCTAAAAACACGTTGTATCAACTTTTAAAGCTTACTAAATATGCTATTTTTGATGTGAATTTAAGAGCTCCTTTTTATTCAAAAGAAATTTTAGTAGCGTTAATGGAGAAAGCAGATTTTATTAAGTTTAATGATGAAGAGCTTTATGAAGTAAGTGCTTTTTTAGGTTCTCCTTTTCATAATTTAGAACAAAACATACATTTTATATCAGAAAAAACAAAAACAGCACATATTTGCGTTACAAAAGGCGAACATGGTGCTGTTTTATTATATAACAATGCTTTGTTTTATAATAGTGGTTATAAAATTAAAGTAGTAGACACTGTTGGTTCTGGAGATTCTTTTTTAGCATCTTTAATCAGTCAGTTAATTAATGGTTCAGCTCCACAAAAAGCAATTGATTTTGCTTGTGCTGTTGGTGCCTTAGTTGCTCAAAATGAAGGAGCAAATCCTATTATTACAGAAAATGAAGTTGTTCAGTTTAGTGGTTTATAG
- a CDS encoding ATP-dependent zinc protease — translation MKITIGRIDKADFPELHLEDIDLKIDSGAYTSSIHCSNIEEITIDGKNFIRFKLLDPEHPFYNNKEFTTKNYASKLVKSSNGISEKRFLVETEIVIFNEIFPIHLTLSERKDMKFPILLGRKFLNKKFVIDTTKSNLSHKLKNKI, via the coding sequence ATGAAAATAACTATTGGTCGTATTGATAAAGCCGATTTTCCGGAACTGCATCTAGAAGACATCGATTTAAAAATTGATTCTGGCGCTTATACATCATCAATACATTGTTCTAATATTGAAGAAATAACCATAGACGGAAAAAATTTTATCCGGTTTAAGTTATTAGATCCAGAACATCCATTTTACAATAATAAGGAGTTTACTACAAAAAACTACGCTTCTAAATTGGTAAAAAGCTCGAATGGAATTTCCGAAAAAAGATTTTTAGTGGAAACTGAAATTGTAATTTTCAACGAAATATTCCCTATTCATTTAACATTAAGTGAACGTAAAGACATGAAATTCCCGATCTTGCTTGGAAGAAAGTTTTTAAATAAAAAATTCGTGATAGACACTACAAAGTCAAACTTATCACACAAATTAAAAAATAAAATATAA
- a CDS encoding M28 family peptidase — MKKITLLFLLMSITISAQTDLKIYDIINDISADNIKADIKTLTEFGTRNTFSDTISTTRGIGAARRWIKAEFDKISSNCNNCINTFYQKDFVSKKGNRRVPHDAWVVNVVAVQKGTKYPNKYIIMSGDIDSRASDTMDFTTDAPGANDNASGMAGTIEAARVLSKYQFESSIIYVGLSGEEQGLFGGAGLAKYAKEKGWDIIGVLNNDMIGNIKGVDGVIDNRSFRIFSEPVPANETDNQRKMRRFYGGEVDGISRQLARYIHKSVKTYMPEMNPMMIYRLDRFGRGGHHRPFNDLGFAGIRIMEAHENYTQQHQDIRTENGIAYGDTFEHVNFDYAKKLTAVNAITMANLAWAPASPKEVAIGGIVEAAVKLKWSKVDGAKGYKIYWRDTTSPTWDHSRYVETTEFTLGEIVIDNFFFGVAAVGENGHESVVVFPNEIMR; from the coding sequence ATGAAAAAAATTACACTCTTATTCTTATTAATGTCCATTACTATTTCTGCACAAACAGATCTTAAAATTTACGATATCATAAACGATATTTCTGCAGATAATATTAAAGCTGATATAAAAACGCTAACAGAATTTGGTACAAGAAATACTTTTTCAGATACTATTTCTACAACTCGTGGTATTGGTGCAGCTAGACGCTGGATAAAAGCCGAATTCGATAAAATATCTAGCAATTGCAACAACTGTATAAACACCTTTTATCAAAAGGACTTTGTTTCAAAAAAAGGCAATAGAAGAGTGCCTCATGATGCGTGGGTTGTAAATGTTGTGGCAGTTCAAAAAGGAACAAAATACCCAAACAAGTATATTATTATGAGTGGTGATATTGATTCTCGTGCAAGCGATACAATGGATTTTACCACAGATGCTCCTGGTGCAAATGATAATGCTTCCGGAATGGCAGGAACCATAGAAGCCGCAAGAGTATTAAGCAAATATCAATTTGAAAGCAGTATTATTTATGTAGGGCTTTCTGGTGAAGAACAAGGTTTGTTTGGTGGCGCTGGTTTGGCTAAATATGCCAAAGAAAAAGGTTGGGATATTATTGGTGTTTTAAACAATGATATGATTGGTAATATTAAAGGGGTAGATGGCGTTATCGACAATCGTAGCTTTAGAATCTTCTCGGAACCGGTGCCTGCAAATGAAACTGATAACCAACGAAAAATGCGCAGATTTTATGGTGGTGAAGTCGATGGAATTTCGAGACAATTGGCAAGATACATTCATAAAAGTGTAAAAACTTATATGCCAGAAATGAATCCTATGATGATTTATAGATTAGACAGATTTGGACGCGGAGGACACCACAGACCTTTTAACGACTTAGGTTTTGCTGGAATTAGAATTATGGAAGCGCATGAAAACTACACACAGCAACATCAAGATATTAGAACTGAAAACGGTATTGCATACGGAGATACTTTTGAGCATGTAAATTTTGACTATGCAAAAAAACTAACCGCTGTAAACGCAATTACAATGGCTAATTTAGCTTGGGCTCCTGCTTCCCCAAAAGAAGTTGCTATTGGCGGAATTGTAGAAGCTGCTGTAAAATTAAAATGGAGTAAAGTTGATGGAGCTAAAGGTTATAAGATTTATTGGCGTGACACTACCTCTCCTACTTGGGATCATTCTAGATATGTAGAAACTACAGAATTTACTTTAGGCGAAATTGTTATTGACAACTTCTTTTTTGGTGTGGCAGCTGTTGGAGAAAATGGACATGAAAGTGTAGTTGTTTTTCCTAATGAGATAATGAGATAG